A genomic window from Labrus bergylta chromosome 7, fLabBer1.1, whole genome shotgun sequence includes:
- the LOC109991274 gene encoding protein tyrosine phosphatase domain-containing protein 1-like gives MIPTLIPNIPVPRPSYSQARENLVKAIPPKLLCLLACGGLDCRYEGPECWKQNQQVIRGVYSSWVTDDIIAMARPSNCLIETYKMINQFQRLNIKSIINMQLPGEHAHCGPPLDLQSGFTYSPQTFMENDIYFYNFGMPDFGVSSLVGVIDAVKVLAFAVREGRVAVHCHAGLGRTGVLIACYLIYTLRISPSEAVHYVRIKRPRSIQTRAQISQVFDFARLLSTQLVQYPDLGLRHGVPFTLQHYLNRQALLLHGQEARTLRHTPKVVYLLCVRLCCLALGLPAPSAVHAELEKRSELRSLGRIVRETLVAKQHLPLLREGHQGSWVDADSVSSWNEPLGFFERKREALFDKRSYSDSDLSKIAVSEYLEMGPFCTPALGHVKHWHLQVLIRPDLRSANLILSPSHQITKKESHEGQIPISSTRKSCAKRSTCPAKELLSKSSSYIELCRNSHNPGSTSAVRAVAKAMAEPAPPGETILQRSALLQEELNSSDCGWALLVTESDPHVLSCLLWTWLERLREPVLRAEDVDRLSRGADNPKPLSVLKKPQRHTIYCLLSCVSTVSRFCPHREDALLSRLMRTLTRRPQEEMESLSTLMKVLKASLRETYRNYRNLTRTCSTN, from the exons ATGATACCCACCTTGATCCCGAACATACCAGTACCCCGGCCATCATATTCCCAGGCCAGGGAAAATCTGGTCAAGGCTATCCCACCCAAGCTCCTTTGTCTGCTGGCTTGCGGAGGACTAGACTGTCGCTATGAAGGACCAGAGTGTTGGAAACAAAATCAGCAGGTCATCCGAGGTGTTTACTCCTCCTG GGTGACAGATGACATTATTGCCATGGCAAGGCCGTCAAATTGTCTGATAGAAACGTACAAGATGATAAATCAATTTCAAAG gtTGAACATCAAGTCAATCATCAACATGCAGCTGCCAGGGGAGCATGCTCACTGTGGACCACCACTGGACCTTCAAAGTGGTTTCACCTACTCTCCACAGACCTTCATGGAGAATGACA tTTACTTTTACAATTTTGGGATGCCAGATTTCGGTGTGTCCTCCCTCGTCGGTGTAATCGATGCAGTGAAGGTTCTGGCCTTTGCGGTGAGGGAGGGAAGAGTGGCTGTGCACTGCCATGCAGGCCTTGGCAGGACAG GTGTCCTGATAGCCTGTTATCTGATCTACACACTGCGCATCAGCCCGAGTGAGGCTGTCCACTACGTGCGGATAAAACGTCCCCGCTCTATCCAAACCCGGGCACAGATTAGCCAGGTGTTTGACTTTGCTCGCCTGCTTAGCACCCAGCTGGTCCAATATCCGGACCTCGGCCTGCGGCATGGAGTCCCCTTCACCCTGCAGCACTACCTAAACCGCCAAGCCCTGCTGCTGCACGGCCAGGAGGCAcgcacactcagacacacacctaAG GTGGTGTACCTCCTGTGTGTGCGACTCTGCTGCTTGGCCCTCGGCCTCCCTGCTCCTTCAGCGGTCCATGCTGAACTGGAAAAGAGGTCAGAACTGAGGTCCCTAGGCCGGATCGTGAGGGAGACCCTGGTAGCCAAACAGCACCTGCCCTTACTAAGGGAGGGTCATCAAGGCTCGTGGGTGGACGCAGATTCAGTTTCATCGTGGAACGAGCCACTGGGATTCTtcgagaggaagagagaggcgTTATTCGACAAACGCAGCTACAGTGACTCTGACCTCAGCAAGATCGCAGTGAGCGAG TATCTGGAGATGGGCCCATTCTGCACCCCAGCACTTGGACATGTGAAACACTGGCATTTGCAAGTCCTAATAAGACCTGATCTGCGATCAGCAAATCTGATCCTTTCACCGAGCCACCAGATCACCAAAAAGGAATCTCATGAAGGACAAATCCCTATTTCAAGCACAAGAAAAAGCTGTGCTAAGAGGTCAACCTGTCCAGCTAAAGAGCTTCTTTCTAAATCCAGCTCCTACATTGAG CTGTGCAGAAACTCCCATAATCCAGGCTCGACCTCGGCTGTCCGTGCTGTTGCCAAAGCAATGGCTGAACCAGCTCCTCCAGGGGAAACCATCCTGCAAAGATCAGCTCTgctgcag GAAGAGCTGAACAGCAGCGACTGTGGCTGGGCTCTGCTGGTTACCGAGTCAGATCCTCATGTTCTCAGTTGTCTGTTATGGACCTGGTTGGAAAGGCTGAGG GAGCCAGTTCTGAGAGCAGAGGATGTAGACAGGCTGAGTCGAGGAGCAGACAACCCGAAGCCTCTCAGTGTGCTAAAGAAG CCACAGAGACACACCATCTACTGTCTGCTGAGCTGTGTGAGTACAGTGAGCAGGTTTTgtccacacagagaggatgCATTGCTGTCAAGACTGATGAGGACACTAACACGA CGCCCCCAAGAGGAAATGGAAAGCCTTTCAACTTTGATGAAAGTCCTGAAGGCGAGTTTGAGAGAAACCTACCGCAACTATAGAAACCTCACCAGAACCTGCAGCACCAATTGA
- the cimap1b gene encoding ciliary microtubule associated protein 1B: MSNKEAWVGTWRPHKPRGPIAALYGSPGPKYALPGLTGNTKHDPTKGKAPMYSFGIRHHQPNHDSSPGPKYLIPSNITRSGRDGTPAFSLHSRQKDPEVFKAPGPGKYSPENSEKWIFRSSPAYSLAGRSKEESTNQTPGPAAYSLPPVFGSKTVGKTAAPCFSICGRSKTGNFDEDLKNTPGPAAYKAVDPYIYMKKPPHFSMTGRNYTPCDSTMKPGPGAHYPERVTNTRAKAPSFSFGLRHSEYIAPLIEDVLE, translated from the exons ATGTCAAACAAGGAAGCCTGGGTTGGGACCTGGAGGCCCCACAAGCCAAGAGGGCCCATTGCTGCCCTTTATGGTAGCCCGGGGCCCAAATATGCGCTGCCTGGACTGACAG GAAACACTAAACATGATCCGACTAAAGGCAAAGCACCCATGTACAGCTTTGGGATACGTCATCATCAGCCCAATCATGACTCCTCCCCTGGACCTAAATACCTCATCCCCTCTAACATCACCAGATCAGGCCGAGATGGCACACCGGCATTTTCACTCCACAGCCGTCAAAAGGATCCTGAAGTGTTCAAGGCCCCTGGACCAG GTAAATATTCCCCAGAGAATTCAGAAAAGTGGATCTTCCGCTCTTCTCCGGCTTATTCTTTAGCTGGAAGGAGCAAAGAAGAAAGCACTAACCAAACACCAG GTCCAGCCGCTTATAGCCTGCCTCCTGTGTTCGGGTCTAAAACTGTGGGTAAAACTGCAGCTCCCTGCTTCTCCATCTGCGGCCGCAGCAAAACTGGAAACTTCGATGAAGACCTGAAGAAT ACTCCTGGCCCTGCTGCCTACAAAGCTGTGGACCCatatatttacatgaaaaaacctCCACATTTCAGCATGACAGGCCGCAACTACACACCGTGTGATTCCACAATGAAACCAGGCCCGGGTGCACACTATCCTGAGAGG GTGACCAACACAAGAGCAAAAGCGCCGAGCTTTTCATTTGGACTGCGTCACTCAGAATACATCGCCCCCCTCATTGAAGATGTGCTTGAATAA
- the LOC109991279 gene encoding tubulin beta-1 chain-like — MREIVHLQAGQCGNQIGAKFLEVISDEHGIDPTGTYHGDSDLQLDRINVYYNEAAGGKYVPRAVLVDLEPGTMDSVRSGPFGQVFRPDNFVFGQSGAGNNWAKGHYTEGAELVDSVLDVVRKEAESCDCLQGFQLTHSLGGGTGSGMGTLLISKIREEYPDRIMKTYSVVPSPKVSDTVVEPYNATLSVHQLVENTDETFCIDNEALYDICFRTLKLTTPSYGDLNHLVSATMSGVTTCLRFPGQLNADLRKLAVNMVPFPRLHFFMPGFAPLTSRGSQQYRALTVPELTQQMFDAKNMMAACDPRHGRYLTVAAIFRGRMSMKEVDEQMLNVQNKNNSYFVEWIPNNVKTAVCDIPPRGLKMAATFVGNSTAIQELFKRISEQFTAMFRRKAFLHWYTGEGMDEMEFTEAESNMNDLVSEYQQYQDATADEEGEFEEEGEEELA, encoded by the exons atgagggAAATTGTGCATCTCCAGGCCGGTCAGTGCGGAAACCAAATTGGTGCCAAG tttttggAGGTGATCAGTGATGAGCACGGCATTGACCCAACTGGCACATACCACGGTGACAGTGACCTGCAGCTTGACAGGATCAATGTCTACTACAATGAAGCCGCAG GTGGCAAATATGTTCCTCGTGCTGTGCTGGTGGATCTGGAGCCAGGAACCATGGACTCCGTGAGATCCGGACCCTTCGGCCAGGTCTTCAGGCCAGACAACTTTGTTTTTG GCCAGAGTGGTGCTGGCAACAACTGGGCCAAAGGTCACTACACGGAGGGTGCAGAGCTGGTGGACTCTGTCCTGGATGTAGTGAGGAAGGAGGCAGAGAGCTGTGACTGCCTGCAAGGCTTCCAGCTCACACACTCTCTTGGTGGCGGTACTGGCTCTGGGATGGGCACACTGCTCATCAGCAAAATCCGCGAAGAGTACCCCGACCGCATTATGAAAACCTACAGCGTGGTGCCCTCACCCAAAGTATCAGACACAGTCGTTGAGCCCTACAACGCCACACTGTCGGTCCACCAGCTTGTAGAAAACACAGACGAAACCTTCTGTATAGACAACGAGGCTCTGTATGACATCTGTTTCCGCACCCTTAAACTTACAACCCCCTCGTACGGTGACCTCAACCACCTCGTCTCTGCCACCATGAGCGGCGTTACCACCTGCCTCAGGTTCCCCGGACAGCTCAATGCTGACTTGAGGAAGCTGGCTGTAAACATGGTGCCATTCCCCCGTCTGCACTTTTTCATGCCAGGCTTCGCTCCCCTCACAAGCCGAGGCAGCCAGCAGTACAGGGCCCTCACTGTACCAGAGCTCACCCAGCAGATGTTCGACGCCAAGAACATGATGGCTGCCTGCGACCCACGTCACGGCCGCTACCTGACAGTGGCCGCTATCTTCCGTGGCCGCATGTCCATGAAGGAGGTGGACGAGCAGATGCTGAAcgtgcagaacaaaaacaacagctacTTCGTTGAATGGATCCCCAACAACGTGAAGACCGCTGTCTGTGACATTCCTCCCCGTGGCCTCAAGATGGCTGCCACATTCGTCGGCAACAGCACCGCCATCCAGGAGCTGTTCAAGCGCATCTCTGAGCAGTTCACAGCCATGTTCAGGCGCAAAGCTTTCCTCCATTGGTACACCGGCGAGGGTATGGATGAAATGGAGTTCACCGAGGCTGAGAGCAACATGAACGACCTGGTGTCGGAGTACCAGCAGTACCAGGACGCCACCGCCGACGAGGAGGGAGAGTTTGAGGAGGAAGGCGAGGAGGAGCTTGCCTAA